The following is a genomic window from Malus sylvestris chromosome 12, drMalSylv7.2, whole genome shotgun sequence.
ACACATTATAATAATCTTATATTAtgtctgttcatcgtatattataCGATCAACTTTAAATTATTTAAGTCAACCAATCACAGGCTTACAGCAGTGCTAACCCACTAAAAATTTCCTAATCGGTTAATCCCAATAATTCAAAGAAGTATAAATCGGCCGCTTGAAAAGCTTCCCCCACGAAGCTTCCTGGAAGTTGCTATGGCAGTGCCTTCATTCCCACCATTTAACCCCCCATCCCTTCCTCTCTGCCTCCTatctttccctttctctctcctccttctccaTCTTCATCATCACCATTATTATCCTATCTCTCTCTACAACTTCTTCCCCCATCTGGGTTTTCATCTTCAATAATGAAGTTCATCAAAATTAGCTCCAAAAATCTCAGTCCGAAACGCCTCTTCCGGTCTAAGAAGGACCGGTCCGCCGTATCTCGCTCCGAACCGCCGTCGTTCGGGTCCGAAACGGCGTCTGCCTCGTCATCCTCTTCCTCATACACAATCCACAAGCCCGGGGCCGGCGCCGGCGGTGGAACCACGCCCACCAGCGTTTTGCCCGAAAGATCGGGTGAGTGGTCCGAGTTTTCGGCTGATCTGCAGCTCGACATGGCGCAAGCGTTTAAACTTATAGACCGGGACAACGATGGAGTGGTGTCGAGGAAAGAACTCGAGGCTCTTCTGTGCCGGCTCGGTAACGACCCGCAGAGTCGAGAGGAGGTGACGTTGATGCTAAGCGAGGTGGACCGAGACGGTAACGGTTCAATCAGCCTCGAGGCTGTGTTGAACCGGGTCGGGCCGGTTTCCGGTCCAGCTGCCGACTCGGAACTGCGGGATGCGTTTGAAGTGTTTGACACGGATAACGACGGAAAAATATCGGCGGAGGAGCTTTTGAGCTTTTTCAGGGCAATCGGCGACGAAGGGTGCACGTTAGAGGAGTGCGGGCGCATGATAGCAGGGGCTGATAAGAATGGGGATGGGTTCGTGTGCTTTGAGGAGTTTGCTCATATGATGGAGCGTCAGAGATGAAGACGCTCCTGATGTTTTAGgccttttgattttctttttgttaatttcGATCGGGATAATGGATGTATGGTTTTTAACGGTATCATGAAAATATtgaaggggtgtgatattcatatcctcttttacttctcacacatctttttaattttcggccgttggattggataaattgaagaagatcaatgaatataaattattaaaaggtgtgtgagaagtaaaataggatgtgtggatagcacaccccatatTGAAATGATCAGAGGATCTGACGGGTTGGATTAATCAATCTCAAACTACATTTgttctttttatcttttattttatatttactaccctcatgtttcatgattttcaacatttagtacatcaagtttctttcgtctcagagtcaaacctaaagtgtaaattttgggacaatctcatacatccgttagtcaaactgttaaatttaccgttaattgtgacgtggcgtCCATGTAGACAATGactggacgccacgtgtcagccacggattttttttttttctttcttcttttcttcttcttcttccacccgactgcaacattttttttttccttccccttcttctccttcttccttctcttcctccgaatctggggaagtttttttttttttcctccttcttccttcctcttcttcttcttcctccgaatctgctcagattcggttttttttttttttttttttttttgaagaagaaagaagaagaagaagaaagaagaagaagaaaagaaaaaaagttgcagtcggaggaagaagaagaagaaaagaaaagaagaagaagaagaaggaagaaaaaaaaaaaaaaaaaaaacttccccagattcggaggaagaagaagaagaagaagaaaaagaaggagaaggagaaggagaagaaggggaaggaagaagaaagaaggaagaaggaagaagaaggaagaagaagaataaagaaggaaaaaaaaaaaaacgaatctgcgaatctgggcagattcggaggaagaagaagaagaagaagaagaagaagaaggaataagGAGCAAGGAGAAGgaagcaggaaaaaaaaaattccccagattcggaggaagaaaaaggagaaggagaaggagaaggaagaagaaggaagaaggaagaaggagaagaaggggaaggaagaaataggaaggaagaaggagaaggaggaagaaaaaaaaaaaagtttgcagtcgggtggaagaagaagaagaagaaagaagaagaagaaagagaaaaaaaaaaaaaaattccccaaattcggaggaagaaaaaggagaaggagaaggagaaggaagaagaaggaagaaggagaagaaggggaaggaagaaggaggaaggaagaaggagaaggaggaagaaaaaaaaaagtttgcagtcgggtggaagaagaagaagaagaaaaagaagaaagaagaaagaagaagaagaaagaaagaaaaaaaaaataacgtggctgacacgtggcgccacgtcattgtccacatgggcgccacgtcacaattaacggcaaatttaacagtttgactaacggatgtatgagactgtcccaaaatttacactttaggtatgactctgagacgaaaaaaacttgatgtactaaatgttgaaaaccatgaaacatgagggtagtaaacagtcttttacccttttatttttattttttgtttctctcAGCGTGTTCTCGCATCCGTCACAAAATTTGTTACTATAAAGATTTGCTTCCAACTAATGCATTGAAATTTAGAGTCCAGCTATCTAATATCCTCAACAATTGGCTTAAGATGTCAGGGAGGATTCCAAACACCTAGCACCACCTGAATGACCAGCCTTGGTTCCCCATTCACCATTAAGGTTAGCACCAATGGAGAGGTTAAAACGCCTAAAAgccaaaaaataatttgatttagCCAAAAAATTAATCTTCAATCGAGTGTTAGGTTATAAAAATAGTTcattaactttaatccaattagagtaatggtctatcaattaaaaattcataatcattggTCCCTTACATCATCAAAATGTACAGCTATGatcatttttgtcaacttcgTTAGAATTTCCTTCAAAATAAGTCATGTGCCACACACAAGTGGCTAAATCAAGgggaaaatatgaaaaaccaaatgaaaaaaaaattgtagcatatgtcccttaattttaattcaattgaagaaattgtccctcaactttaatccaattggagcaatgatccctcaactttaaccaaatTATAGCAATAACCCTTCTAACATGAGTCATTTTTACGGAATTCTGACAgagttgacaaaaatgaccatagtttcacgttttgatgagttaagggactcATACTCATGAATTTTCAGGTGAGTTGCCATTgcttcaattaaattaaagttgaaggatcattgctacagCCTACAAGGCATCAGGCTAGCAAAATGTAGCCTCCTCGTAGCCCTTTTTTTGGCCCAACTCCTCAGTTGCAATAATTGATTTCAAATTCAACGACTAGATTTGTAAACACCCAAAAGAATGaactaataaatttaaagtataaacttaaaattATATTAATGGGCTATGTTTAGCCTATTTGGTTAAAGATGGTATATGAGTACAGCCTATACTGtttaatccaattttttttttttgtaaagccATAATTTTGGATGGGCTATCTTTAGTCATTTCGGTTCGATGTGGCCTAAGTTCTTCATACCTTTGAGTCTGATGAACAAAAGTCCCTCCTTTAAAGTAATGGCCTCAACAACTAAAATAGTAGCTCATTTGAGATTAAAAGCACCAACTCCAACCAGTAATCCCTTTTCATTCCTTAGAACGAAAGCATCGCAACTTTCTCCAATTCACCGATCCCATCAAAGTTTAGCTTTATATAACCATGTGCAAGGTAAGCAGATCTTGGATCTTATCTGGATCCTCACAATTTATCCATTCATTGTACATTGTACCGTaagaaattattataaatttttatttaaattaaacataaacagtACC
Proteins encoded in this region:
- the LOC126592926 gene encoding probable calcium-binding protein CML36: MKFIKISSKNLSPKRLFRSKKDRSAVSRSEPPSFGSETASASSSSSSYTIHKPGAGAGGGTTPTSVLPERSGEWSEFSADLQLDMAQAFKLIDRDNDGVVSRKELEALLCRLGNDPQSREEVTLMLSEVDRDGNGSISLEAVLNRVGPVSGPAADSELRDAFEVFDTDNDGKISAEELLSFFRAIGDEGCTLEECGRMIAGADKNGDGFVCFEEFAHMMERQR